The sequence GATTCCTGTTTTAGGGGTCATACCTTACTTAGAAGATATTTATGTCTCTAAAGAAGATTCTGTGGATCTAGAGCAAAAAAAGGGGTTAAATAAAAAGGGGCAAATAGAGATAAAGGTGATTAAACTTCCTCGGATTTCAAATTTTACGGACTTTGAACCATTAGAAAAGGAAGAAGTAAGCCTACAATATGTATCTAAGGTTAATGAGGTAGGAAAGCCAGATTTATTAATCATTCCAGGCAGTAAGAATACCATTAACGACCTAACTTACTTATATAATTCTAAGTTAGCTGAAAAGATTAAAGAAGTAGTTAAGAGTCAAGGTATTATCTTAGGCATTTGTGGTGGTTACCAGATGCTGGGAAGAAAAATTGTAGATAAATACGGCGTGGAATCAGATAGTAAAGAGATTGATGGTTTAAATTTATTAAATATTCATACTTCTTTAAATAAAGAAAAAAGGACATCTCGAGTTAAAGCAAGATTGGCTGGTCTAAAGGAGTTTATAGATTTTGATGAGGTTATAGATGGTTATGAGATCCATTGTGGAGAGACAAAAGTAATTAAGGAAAATTTTGCTTTCGAGGTAATAAGTCAGGCTGGAAAAAGAAAACCTTTCTACAAGGAAGGAAGTGTAAGTAAAGAAGGAAGGGTAATTGGCACTCATCTTCACGGAATATTTGAAGATAATGAATTTAGGAATAAATTCATCAACTACTTAGAGAGAAAAAAAGGTATAAAAAAAGGAGAGATTCTTTATCTTAATCGAGATGCAGAATATGATAAATTAGCGGAAATACTTCGAAAAAATTTAAATTTACCTAAGATTTATGAAATCTTAAGAAGTGGTGTTTAAAGATGGAATTTATAATTATCTTATCCCTGGCCGTGATCTTAGACCTTTTACTTGGTGATCCAAGATGGTTGCCAATGGTGGTAGTTTACATTGGCAAAGCCATTACTAAATTAGAACCATATCTTCGTAAAAAGGTTGAAGATGAAAGATGGGCCGGACTTTTACTGGTAATCTCGATCGTTAGTGGTACTTATTTAATAATCTTTATTCTTCTCCAAGTAACTATCCAAATCCAGCCCTATCTATATTTTTTAATAAGTATCTATCTTTTATTTAATGCCATCTCTATAAAAGGCATGGCTTTGGAAGCCAAAAAGATAGTTATATCTTTAGAAAGGATTAAAGAGAGCTACCATAAAGAGTTTTGGATTAAGAATGCTCGTCAAAGATTAGCCAAGATTGTAGGAAGAGATACTCGCTATTTAAGTGAAGAAGAGATAATGCGGGCTACGATAGAATCTGTAGCAGAAAGTATCACCGATGGAGTAATCTCTCCCTTGTTCTACATGTTTTTAGGAGGATTGCCTCTCTGTTGGGCTTATAAGGCGATAAATACTTTAGATTCTATGGTCGGGTATAAAAATGAAAGATATAAAAATTTTGGTTATTTTTCAGCCAAGTTCGATGATGTAGCTAATTATATTCCCGCTAGACTTACCGCTTTACTTTTTATCTTAGCTGCATTTTTCTTGAAAAAAGATTACCTAAGAACCATAAAGACGATCTTAAGGGATGGCAGAAAGCATCCTAGCCCCAATAGCGGCTTAGTGGAAGCAGGAATGGCTGGGGCGCTGGGAATAAAATTAGGAGGAAAAAATTACTATCAAGGGAAATTACAATTTAGACCTTATTTAGGAGAAGGGAATTCAAGAGAAGGGAGTTTAAGAGAAGAGATAAAAAAGATAGAGACAAAACATGTTAAGGAATCCATCAAGTTTTTATATTTAGTCTCATTTTTAATGGTGATCATATCTTTAACTTTAAAGGTAATGATATAAAGAAAGGTAATGATATAAAGTTAAGAGAAATGATAGAATACTAAGCGGCAAGAAAATAAAGATGAAAAAATAAAGATGAAATTATTAGAAGAGACCTTAAAAAAAATAACCACGGTGGAAGAGAGTTACCAAGAAGCTTTTCATCGTTGGGATAATTTAGCTATTCCTAAGGGAAGTTTAGGAAGATTAGAAGAATTTGCTAAAAAAATAGTCTCTATTACTAAAAATCAAAGACCTTTGCTTAAAAATAAGGTTATTTTTACCATGGCTAGCGATCATGGTGTAGCTAACTTAAAAGTCAGTGCTTTTCCTAAGGAAGTTACTCTCCAGATGCTCTATAATTTTTCCAAAGGAGGAGCAGCTATTAATATCTTAGCTTCTCAGGTAGGAGCTCGTATTGTGGTGGTTGATATGGGAGTAGAAGCAGAAGTAGATTCAAAGTTTAACATCTGTAATAAAAAAGTTAATTATGGCACCAAAGATTTTACTCAAGGAAGAGCTATGAGCAGAAAAGAAGCTATTTTAGCTTTAGAGAGAGGAATTGAAGTATTTGAAGAAGAGTATCAGAAAGGAATAGATATTATTGGGACTGGAGATATGGGTATTGGCAATACTACTTCTTCTAGTGCGATTACGGCTGTGATTACCAAAAAATCAGTCAGAGAGGTAACTGGAAGAGGGACAGGCATAGATGATCTTACCTTAGAAAAAAAGATAGCGGTTATTGAAAAAGGAATTATGTTAAATCTACCTGATCCTGAAGATGGAATTGATCTTCTTTCTAAGGTAGGTGGTTATGAGATTGGTGGCATAGCTGGAGTTATTTTAGCAGCTTGTGCTCGTAGAATACCGGTAGTTATTGATGGCTTTGTCTCTACGGCCGGAGCTTTAATTGCTATTTTACTAAAAGATGAAGTCAGGGGATACTTATTGGCCGCTCATAGTTCCGTAGAGAGGGGACATAAAATAGCTTTAGAAAAACTAAGACTTACACCCATTATTGACTTAAACTTACGTTTAGGAGAAGGAACAGGAGCAGCTTTAGTTATTGGGATTATTGAAGCAAGTTGTAGATTGTTAAACGAAGTTTTAACCTTCAGTGAAGCTGGAGTAAATAAGAGTAATTTATGAAGCGTTTTATTATTGCTTTACAATTTTTAACGCGGCTAAAGATTCCTTATTTAAGATTAAGTAGTGATAGTGTTGCTATTGCTCAATCGACAAGATACTTTACAGTAGTCGGCTTATTTTTAGGATTGTTAATCTCGGTGGTTTATTGTATTAGTCAGTTATACTTTCCTAAGATAATTGCTTCTCTAATTACAGTCTTTACCTTAATTTATACTTGCCGAGCTTTACATTTGGATGGTTTTGCGGATACTATTGATGGATTATATGGAGGAAGTTCGTTAGAAGATAAGTTAGAAATTATGAGGGATAGCCATATTGGCACGATGGGCGTGGTAGGCTTAATCTTGTTATTATTGGGAAAGATTCTTTTTATAGCTAATATAAGCACCAATTTAGTTTATACTATTCTATTCTTAATGCCAGCGGTAGGAAGAGGAAGTATTGTCTTTCTCTCTTATTTTTCAAACTACGCTCGGGAAGGTTTTGGAATAGGAAGGGCTTTTACTGAATGCGTAGAATTAAGGGAGTTATTAATTTCTCAGTTAATATTATTGATGGCTTTAGTCTTTACTCTTAAATATCAAGGGTTATTATTTTTTATCTTAATCTCATTGTCTTCACTTTTTTATCTTATTTATCTTAAAAAGGAAATTGGTGGGCAGACTGGAGATACCTTAGGAGCTTTATGTGAAATTAATGAGCTGTTGTTTTTAGGGCTGGCCTATCTAATGTCTTAATGTTTACTATTATTGCCAAGATAGCCAAAAGAAAAATCAAAAAGCGGGATGATAAATAACCTCCCGCTTTTTTTTATTACCTAATCTAGATCTATTCTTACTTATGATAGTTTAATATTCGTCTTCTGCCATCCCTCTTTTTTCTTTCTTCTTCTTTTCTGGAGCTTCTGTAACTAAACACTCTGTGGTAAGCATCAAAGCAACAATAGAAGCAGCGTTTTGAAGGGCAGTCCTGGTTACTTTAGCTGGATCGATAATTCCTTCTTCTATCATATCACAATATTTATTATTAGCGGCATTTAATCCATAATTATATTGATTCTTTTCTCTTATTTTTTCAATAATCACCGAGCCGTCCACTCCTGCATTTTCCATGATCGTTCGAATTGGATCCTCTAAAGATTTTCTAATAATGGCTACTCCTACCGCTTCATCACCACTTAACCTTAATTCATCTAAAGCCTTCTGGGCATTTAAAAGAGCAACTCCTCCTCCCGGAACAATTCCTTCTTCTACCGCAGCTTTAGTAGCATGAAGAGCATCTTCTACTCGTGCTTTCTTCTCTTTCATCTCTGTTTCAGTAGCTGCTCCTATACTAATTACGGCTACTCCTCCAGATAACTTAGCTAATCTCTCTTGGAGTTTCTCCTTATCGTAATCTGAAGTGGATTTTTCAATAGTGGTCCTGATTTGAGCAATTCTACCCTTAATCTTATCTTTTGCTCCACTTCCTTCTATGAGGGTGGTGTTTTCTTTATCAATTTTGACACTCTTTACTCTTCCTAAATCGCTTAGTTTAACATTTTCTAATTTTAACCCGAGCTCTTCAGCTATAACCTTGCCTCCGGTGAGGATAGCAATATCTTCCAGCATTGCTTTTCTGCGATCACCAAAACCTGGAGCTTTTACAGCTACGCATCTTAAAGTGCCTCTCATCTTGTTTACTACTAAAGTAGCTAAAGCTTCACCTTCTATTTCTTCAGCTATAATCACAAAAGATTTTCCTGCTTGAGCAATCTTTTCTAAGATAGGAAGCAAGTCTTTCATTGCGCTAATCTTCTTTTCGTAAATCAAGAGATAAGGATCTTCTAACTCAACTATCATTTTTTCTGCATCAGTTACAAAATAAGGTGAAATATAGCCACGATCAAATTGCATCCCTTCCACTAATTTAAGTTCAGTAGTAGTAGACTTAGCTTCCTCTATGGTAATAACTCCGTCTTTTCCAACTTTTTCCATAGCCTCAGCTATTAAATTACCTACAGATTCGTCCA is a genomic window of bacterium containing:
- a CDS encoding cobyric acid synthase, whose protein sequence is MIQGTSSHVGKSLVVTGLCRIFKQDGLKVAPFKSQNMSNNSFVTEKGEEISRAQVAQAEAAKIKPLIEINPILLKPTSDQRVQVVVKGKVISNMDALTYDKHKRKLFKVVEECYQTLGGLFEVIVIEGAGSPAEINLKNKDIANMKIAHMANSPVILVADIDKGGVFASLVGTLSLLPPKERRRVAGIIINKFRGNLEILRPGLDFIEKKTKIPVLGVIPYLEDIYVSKEDSVDLEQKKGLNKKGQIEIKVIKLPRISNFTDFEPLEKEEVSLQYVSKVNEVGKPDLLIIPGSKNTINDLTYLYNSKLAEKIKEVVKSQGIILGICGGYQMLGRKIVDKYGVESDSKEIDGLNLLNIHTSLNKEKRTSRVKARLAGLKEFIDFDEVIDGYEIHCGETKVIKENFAFEVISQAGKRKPFYKEGSVSKEGRVIGTHLHGIFEDNEFRNKFINYLERKKGIKKGEILYLNRDAEYDKLAEILRKNLNLPKIYEILRSGV
- the cbiB gene encoding adenosylcobinamide-phosphate synthase CbiB — protein: MEFIIILSLAVILDLLLGDPRWLPMVVVYIGKAITKLEPYLRKKVEDERWAGLLLVISIVSGTYLIIFILLQVTIQIQPYLYFLISIYLLFNAISIKGMALEAKKIVISLERIKESYHKEFWIKNARQRLAKIVGRDTRYLSEEEIMRATIESVAESITDGVISPLFYMFLGGLPLCWAYKAINTLDSMVGYKNERYKNFGYFSAKFDDVANYIPARLTALLFILAAFFLKKDYLRTIKTILRDGRKHPSPNSGLVEAGMAGALGIKLGGKNYYQGKLQFRPYLGEGNSREGSLREEIKKIETKHVKESIKFLYLVSFLMVIISLTLKVMI
- the cobT gene encoding nicotinate-nucleotide--dimethylbenzimidazole phosphoribosyltransferase, which codes for MKLLEETLKKITTVEESYQEAFHRWDNLAIPKGSLGRLEEFAKKIVSITKNQRPLLKNKVIFTMASDHGVANLKVSAFPKEVTLQMLYNFSKGGAAINILASQVGARIVVVDMGVEAEVDSKFNICNKKVNYGTKDFTQGRAMSRKEAILALERGIEVFEEEYQKGIDIIGTGDMGIGNTTSSSAITAVITKKSVREVTGRGTGIDDLTLEKKIAVIEKGIMLNLPDPEDGIDLLSKVGGYEIGGIAGVILAACARRIPVVIDGFVSTAGALIAILLKDEVRGYLLAAHSSVERGHKIALEKLRLTPIIDLNLRLGEGTGAALVIGIIEASCRLLNEVLTFSEAGVNKSNL
- the cobS gene encoding adenosylcobinamide-GDP ribazoletransferase — encoded protein: MKRFIIALQFLTRLKIPYLRLSSDSVAIAQSTRYFTVVGLFLGLLISVVYCISQLYFPKIIASLITVFTLIYTCRALHLDGFADTIDGLYGGSSLEDKLEIMRDSHIGTMGVVGLILLLLGKILFIANISTNLVYTILFLMPAVGRGSIVFLSYFSNYAREGFGIGRAFTECVELRELLISQLILLMALVFTLKYQGLLFFILISLSSLFYLIYLKKEIGGQTGDTLGALCEINELLFLGLAYLMS
- the groL gene encoding chaperonin GroEL (60 kDa chaperone family; promotes refolding of misfolded polypeptides especially under stressful conditions; forms two stacked rings of heptamers to form a barrel-shaped 14mer; ends can be capped by GroES; misfolded proteins enter the barrel where they are refolded when GroES binds); the encoded protein is MAKQLLFQEEARNALSKGINILAEAVKTTLGPKGRNAVLDKKFGAPTITCDGVTVAKEIELKDPYENMGAQLVKEVAEKTSSVAGDGTTTATLLAQAIYREGIKNIAAGANPMTLKRGIEKAVKVVAEDIKKHAKEISKKEEMAQVGTISAHMDESVGNLIAEAMEKVGKDGVITIEEAKSTTTELKLVEGMQFDRGYISPYFVTDAEKMIVELEDPYLLIYEKKISAMKDLLPILEKIAQAGKSFVIIAEEIEGEALATLVVNKMRGTLRCVAVKAPGFGDRRKAMLEDIAILTGGKVIAEELGLKLENVKLSDLGRVKSVKIDKENTTLIEGSGAKDKIKGRIAQIRTTIEKSTSDYDKEKLQERLAKLSGGVAVISIGAATETEMKEKKARVEDALHATKAAVEEGIVPGGGVALLNAQKALDELRLSGDEAVGVAIIRKSLEDPIRTIMENAGVDGSVIIEKIREKNQYNYGLNAANNKYCDMIEEGIIDPAKVTRTALQNAASIVALMLTTECLVTEAPEKKKKEKRGMAEDEY